Below is a genomic region from Desulfovibrio sp..
CCCTGCTTTTTTATGGACTGGACGCCGCCCGACACATGGAACGCCCTTGGCGACTGGATGCGCTCCATCCCCGCCACGCTGCCACAGCAACCCAAGGCGCAGCTCGTGTTTTCCGCCCACTGGGAGCAGCCGCAGTTTACCCTGCTGACCACGCGGCACCCCGGCCTGTATTATGACTATTATGATTTTCCGCCGCATACCTATGAATTGCAGTGGCCAGCGCCGCCAGCGCCGGAACTGTTTGAACGGGTGCGTCAGTGCATGCGCTCGGCAGGCATGCCGCTGGCTGAAGACTCCACGCGCGATTTTGACCACGGCGTATTTGTGCCGGGCCTGCTGATGTATCCGCAGGCGCAGGTGCCTACGTTGCAAATATCGCTGCGGCGAAGGCTTGATCCGCAGGAACATCTGGCGCTGGGCCGCGCTCTGGCCCCACTGCGGGACGAAGGCGTGCTGCTGGTGGGCAGCGGCATGAGCTTTCACAACATGCGGGCCTTCCGCTACGGAGATAATACGCCCATCGAAGGGGCGGAGGCCTTTGACAACTGGCTTGCGGATGCCGTGTGCAGCCCAAATGCCGCCGTGCGCAACGAGGCTCTCGCGGAATGGGAAAAAGCCCCTGGGGCCCGCTTTGCTCACCCGCGCGAGGAGCATCTTATCCCGCTGATGGTGATTGCCGGTGCCGTCGGCACCGCTCAGGGCAGGCTCGCGTGGCACGGCAGGGCCATGGGCGCACCGCTTTCGGCATTTTCTTTTGACTAGATGGAATAACTACTTGCGTCCCACAGCGAAAAAATATACCGCTAAATTCTTCATGGGGCTGTAGCTCAGTTGGGAGAGCGCTTGAATGGCATTCAAGAGGCCGTCAGTTCAATTCTGTCCAGCTCCACCAGATTTCTTAAAAACCCCCGATCATCATTTAGATGGTCGGGGGTTTTTGCGTGTCTACTGGGAGGCTTGTAGATCTTAAACGCGCCCAATTAGTCCAAAAAATATTCAAAATACAAAATCACATAAAAATTCATTTATTTTTGATTGAGCCTCTAATAAAATATAAAAAAACTTACAGTTTCTTGAAGGTTTCCATGACCTATTCGACTTCTCCTGAATTCTTTTAGAACGTCATTTCATTATCAAAAGATGATGAAATGCGGCGTTGTGATGGGCTATGCGTAGGATTTGAGGGAGGGCGGTGGCGATCTGAAGAATTTGCAAGGCAATTATAGCCCACGAAGGGCTTTCTTAACAATATATTGCTCTATTTTCGATAGGTTGCACTGTGTAACATCGAGTTTTTTTATTTTTGAAATCGCAATGTCAATGTCACTCAATCCCCTAAATATATATGATATCTTTTCAGAAATTTGATATGGCAGACCAAATTCCTCTAGGACTTGAAAAAGTGGATTTGAAAAGAGGCATTCGACAGCAGAAATATATGATGCATAGGACCCATATTTAATATTATTCTTTTGAAAGATATACTTTTGTATACTATCCATAGTTGAAAGATATAGACCTAATGTATACTCACACCAGTGTTTTTCAAACATCATTATTTTATCAATAGCTTCGGTAACGTCTTCAGCAGAATATTGACCTTGGTGCATTTCGTTATAGATTTTTTCTTTAAATGTAGGTCGCTTTGACAGATTTGTAAGTTTTTTTGCAAGCTGGCGACCATTCGCAATGCCGTAAACCATGCCCCTATTTTCAATGCTCACAAAATGTTTCCACAGCAGCTCACAAGTATCGTATAGTTGCGAACTCAAAGGAAAGCCTTCCCATGATAAAATTCCAGAATAATGGGAAAGGTTTTTTTGAATTTCCTCAGCAAATTCAATTTGAATCTCTGGCTCTACACTTCCATTTTTTTTAATAAGCTGTATCGGAAGAACTGTCTGTTTTTTTATTTTTTCCAATTTGTGCTTTGAATTGTCTGTCAATTCCTCATCAGATATATGAAGAAGAATTGATGGCGGTGTATTTGCACTCTGTGACATCGCTGGAATGTCTACTGTTGGCAAAGTATTTTGTGGTTGTTCTGCAAATATATAGGCAGTTCCTATAAAATGTTTAAACATTCTACCAGATCTGCCTTTAATATTATTGAATGTGAAGAAGTCAATTGGCTTTTTATTTATCTTATTGTCGTAAATAATTACCTTTTTTGCAGTTGTATTAACGCCTTCAATTAGTGTTGAAGTGCAAATTAAAAATTTTATAATATTGTCATTAAACAAATTGACCGAAAGCTGAGCTAGCGAACGCGGAATACGTCCATGGTGAATGGCTATGGAATGCTTAGCAGCTTTTGAGACTATCCAATCTTTATGATACATAGATGAAAAAAGGTCTGAAACAACATTGCTTTGCCTGCTTTCTTGGCCTTGGAGAGAGGCTAAAAGAAATGAAGCTATGGCATTTGCAGAGCTGGGTGACTTACAAAAAATCAATGCTTGTTCTTTATTTTTTATACATTCGGTACAAATTTTTAAGAGTTCTTTCTGTTTTTCCTCTTCTTTAACAATATTTTTTCTAATAATTTCTGTTGCAACTGTTGCAAAATCTGTAGAAAAAAAATGAATATTTTTGAATTGCCCTGTGACTACATTACTTATGTTTGGGCCCAATAGATATGCCTGTGCCCCATGCTTAATGAGCTTATATAGTGCTTGATTCAGAGCAATATACCTTTTATCTCCACCATCTATTCCCCCTGATGAAAGTTTATAAAATTCATCTATTACAAAAAAATCAATTCTAGGAAGATTTTCATATTTATTAAAACGCTCTGCTGTGAATACAAAAATATTCTTATCTGAAGTTTTCTGTGAAAGCTGCGATATAATTTTGTAGCTATCTGACAAGAAGCTTAATCTACGTCTCGTTTCATCGAGCAAAGCGATTGTTGGCACAATAATGACAATGTTTTTATGCTTCTTATATGCTAAAACTGCATCAATTATTTTACTTTTTCCAAAACTTGTTGGTGCGCTAACTGCCACATTTTGACCGTTTAAAAGATATTGTAAGACTTCTGATTGTTCTTTGTGAAAAGTGACATCATTTAAAGAAGAAGGTTTGTGCAGTGATATACATAAACTGTCTTTTATTGATCCAATACTCTCATCGGCATATTGATAAAGGCCAGCGTTGATAATCATTGAATTTAAAATTTCTTCATACCCAAGAAATAAATCTTTATTATCTAATAAGTAAAATATTATTTTATTAAAGTAAGCTGAATCACAATTATTTCTAATCGCGTTAACTCGTTGTAGGAACGCAAAGGGAGATTTTCTGATTTCCTCTTTTTTCGTCTTTATGTCTTTTAGCAACTCATTCATATTATATCCCTTGCAATGCTTTTATTTTTCTATGAAGTGTATCGATGAGTTCCTTTTTCTCTTTTAATGGAAAGAAAAATACAGGGATTTTAAATTCAATGCCCTGTGATAATTGCGAAAATAGAATTTTGTTTTTTGTTAGTTCGCACTTGAAAGCGTCAATATATTCTTTGCTCTCTGAACAATGATTTTTAAATAAGTTTGACTCGTATGTAATGAACACAGGAATACATATATATTTAAAAATTTTATCTAGTGATGTATTATGGCTTATTAATTTTTTAGCTTCAGCTGCATAAGGAGATCCATCATCAATTTTATTTGAAATTAAAATAAATTCATTTCTTAAATATTTTGCATTAAGGTGATCTTTAATTGATTGTACAGCTTCACGCATGGCACTACTTATATCAGAATAAAATTTTTCTTCACCTAACCATAATTCTAGTTCATCATTTTTATTTTTTACGACATGAACACTATCAAACCCTTTTACAGTTTCATTTAGCCCAGATTTCCAATAAAGTTTCGATATTAATGGAACTGTTGAGTACAGTTGCCTAATTGCCATGTGCAAAAAAACTTCACCAAACTCACCTCTTTTCATGTATTTTTCTGACTCATAAACAAGCTTAGACGACTTGATGAGGGCCATAATCATTGTTGATCCAGATATTTTTTTGTACTCATCGTACGGAAGCACAAATTCTGGTATCCATTCTATTACATGCCTTGCAAATTCTTCAGATCGCCACCGCCCTTCCTCAAATCCTACGCATAGCCCATCACAACGCCGCATTTCATCATCTTTTGATAATGAAATGACGTTCCAAAAGAATTCAGGAAAAGTCGAATAGGTCATGGAAACCTTCAAGAAATTGTTAAATTTTTTATATTCTATTAGATGCTCAATCAAAAATAAATGAATTTTTATGTGATTTTGCATTTTGAATATTTTTTGGACTAATTGGGCGCGTTTAAGTTCTACAAGCCTCCAAGTATACACGCAAAAACCCCCGACCATCTTTCGATGATCGGGGGTTTTAAAGTATCTGGTGGAGCTGGACAGAATTGAACTGACGGCCTCTTGAATGCCATAAAAGGGCCGGAATCCCTATGCCAAGCCAGCCATTACCATCAGGCCATTAAAAATATACGCCCTATCCGTTTGAATACATTCATATACATTTTGTATACCACGATTAGATTTCGTGCGTGAGGATTTCGAGCACTTCGGCATCCTCAATGCCGAGATATCGCATGGTCACGGCTGGTGATGAGTGGTTAAACCGTTTGCAGAGAATCTCGAATCCGACACCGAATCTTTCGGGTTTAATGCGTCCAGATGTCCTCTGAGAGCCTCGTAGACCTCCCCGTTAATGAATACTTCATGTCGTGCTGTCATTTCAATTGCGAGTTAGCTCTGCTGTAAAATGCATATCACCATATTTTTTGCTTTTTCTGGATCAGGGGCGACTGGACGCCGGAGGGCACTGAGGTGATGTGTCAGCGTTTTTTTTGTGCATGTTTTTCACCAGCACATAGCGAGAGTTTTCCCATATCACAGGCCCCACTTGCGTCTCCAGCAGATCCCGGTCCTGGGGGCGCTCGCTGAGCAGATAATCCGGCGATGTTGCCAGACCTTCGGCAATATAGGCTGTCGGGGATGCGACCAGAGCCGTTTCCATGTGCGACCACAGCCGGAGTTCCGGCAGGGCCTTGGCGTAATACATGAGGCAGGCATCTTTCCATCCGTAGGTCAGCGGGCGCAGCGCAATATAGCGGATAGCCTGATTTTCACCGGGATAAAAGATGGTTTCGCCCGGTTTTGTCTGGATTTTCAGGGCTTCCACCATTTCCAGACGGCGCAGTTGCGGGCCGTAAGCGGCCTCATAGCGCGCCGGGTCCAACCTGTTCCAGTACCACTCGAAACTGACACGGGCCATATCCTGCTGCCCGCCACAAAAAAAGCCGATGACCAGCCCCGCATAAAAGACGCGGACGGCGTTTCTCTTCCAGCCAGGCTCCGAAAATTTGCGAAGCAGGATGTTGGCCCCCAGGAAAATCAGACAGATGGCAAAAAAGGGAAAGAATCGATGTACGCGAATCAGATCGAATTCAAAATGATGCCGTTCCCATATACGAGCGATCTGCTGATCCAGAATAAAGAGCGCAATGACAACGCATGTGCCTGCTATCCATAGCCAGATATGTTTGCCCAGGAGTTTTTCACGCGGCGTGCCGTATTTCCAGATCATCCATGTGCCCCAGCCTGCCAGCGGCAGCACGGGCAACAGGGTGTACTGCTTGAGGAATCTCTTCATTCCGTACCAGTATTCGGCATATTCAATATCGAAGCGGGTGCGCAGAATATCGTGCATGAAGGCGATGTCGTCTTTGCCGAGGCTTATGCCGGAAGAGTGCAGATACACAGCAGCGTAGGGCAACAGGGTTGCCAGAAAGCAGCATCCGCAAAAGAACATCCATACCAGATGCCGGGGCCATGAAACACCTTCCGGACGGGAGGCGGCGAAGCTTAACCACAGCCCGGCGGCTGCCGCCAGAGCGCTGATGGAGTGGATATATACCAGCAATCCTGTTGCGGCCATGAAGAGTGGCCACCAGCGGGGACGGCGCAGCAGTGCCAGCCCTATACACAAGTAGAGGGCATACAACGCGTTGAAAAGGCTGCGCGGGGTATAATCCAGATAGCCGGCACCCCAGTATGTGCCCCAGGGAACCCAGTATGTGAGCCCCATCAGGGTGGTAAAGACCAGAGCTTTCCAGCGCTGGGAAAATAAAACTATTCCCAACAGATAAAAAGCCGCATAGTGCAGAAATACGCTGAGGCCGGTGAGCTGCAGATACGCCAGGCCGTAGTTGCCGTCAGCCCCGACCAAAAAATCGGTCAGTTGGACCAAGGGCGTGATGTGCGTGGAAAACATGGAGGGGGCGCAGTAGACGAAATCTTTGGCAAAGGCCTCGGGATGCCCGTAGGCCGCGGCTATGGATGCGTACATGGCCGGATCGGTGGTGAGATGCACACCGTTGATGGAAGCGCCTATGCGCCCGAAATGCACCAGTGCGGCAAAACAGAGTATGCCGACCAGCACCCAGCGATCCGTTTTTGTCAGTGCGAGCATTATGTCTCCGTTTGGTACGCCGGGCCGCGCGTTCCGTCCCAGAAGCCGCGACGGCTGTTCAGGGCCACGGCAATTACCGCCAGCGGTATGAAGTGTACAGCGTGGATGAAAAGGGCTATGCCCAGCGCCGCGCTGTGGTCCACGCCGAACCACGAGAGGCTCAATACCATGGCTCCCTCAAAGACTCCCAACCCTCCCGGCGAGGACGGTACTGCCATGCCGAGACAGGTTACGGCGAATACCGTGAGCATCTGGGGAAGCGTCAGTGAAAAATCTGCCACAAAACAGAGCGCGATGACAAAGCTGGCGAAGTAGCAGCCCCAGATCAGCAAGGACCATGCGAAGCCCCGCAGGGCCCAGCCCGCAGAGACATTATCGATGACATTGCTATGCAATCGCTGGAGCAGGGGCGCAACACGACCCGGGAAAAAGCGGGCATAGGCCGCATGAAAAAAAAGCGACCAGCGCCGAAAGATATAGAACAGGCCGGCCCCGCCCACGCAGCACAGCAGCGGGAGGACAAGACGTTGCCCCGCATCCGCCAGTGTATAAGCCAGCAGGGAGATGCAAAGCAGAGCCAGCACATCCAGCAGGCGTTCCCAGAGAATGACGGAGCCGATGGTAAGCAGAGGGTGACGTGTTTTCTTCGTCAGGTAGACTACCTTGACAACGTCGCCAGCCTTGGCGGGCAGGATATTGTTGTAGCCCGTGCACAGGATGACAGCCTGCACACTGTGCGTGTAACTCGCGCCGCAAGGGAGCAGGCCGCGCAGGCGAAATCCCATGCAGATGTAATCCAGCGCGGCCACCCCCAGCACCGCCAGCATGGCGGAAGGAGCATAGCCCCGCAGGGCCTGCCACAGCGTGCCCATGTCCACACCCGACAGGGCGTAAGCCAACGCCCCCAGACTGATGCCCCATTGTGCAATCAGCAGTAAAACGCGTCGGAAAGAGCGTTCTGGCGTCATGCTACCGTTCAGCCTTGTGCAGCACATGCTCCACACTTGGAGTGTGGAGCACTTCCAGCAGCACCTGGTAGGCGAACAGCCCCGGAAGCAGTTTTGCCAGCCCGACGTTTACGGTAAGCAGCACGCGGGAAAGCCGATTAAGCCCCAGTGCCAGGGGATAGGGCGCGGCTGCCACGTGCTTGCCTTGTATGCGGAAGCCCGCGTAGCGCAGCAGGCGCTCCAGCGAGCCGATGGTGAACAGGCGCTTGTGCGTCAGCGCCAGAATGCCTCGCCTGCTGTAATTGAACTGCCCCAGCAAAAGCATAAAGCGGGTGATGAAAAAGCCCACATTGGCGGTGCCCGCAATGACCGTGACCTTGGAGTTGCCAGCCAGCCGCGCCCTTAGGCGCTGCAGAAACTCTTCCGGGGAATCGCGCTGTTCCAGAACGTCCACCAGCAGCACATAATCCAGCGTGTCCCAGGGCGCATCAGGCAGTGAGTGATCAAGATCGTATTTCTCTCTCTCTTCTCCCGTTCCGAACACGGTGCAGTTTTTTTCGCGCCGCAGGTATTCCGCAAGCTCCCCGTCTGTGCATCCCAGATCCAGCACCACGCTGCCCGGACGCACAGCGTCCGCGACGATCCGACTGGTGGAGGGAAAGGAAAATTTGCTTATTGTGCTGGCTACTTCCGTATGCGGAAAATAGAATTTGGGATCATAGAAAATGCCCATACGGATGAGGCGTGCCTTCACAGTGGCCACCATCACGTCCCACGCGTAACGCAGGCCGTCCACATGACAGACTTCGTCTCCGTAAAAAGTGGGGATGGGCAGCTCCACGATTTTGCCCCCGGAGAACAGCAACTGCATGATGATTTCTGTATCGAAATGAAAGTCGTTGGTGTTCAGATCCAGAGGCAGGGAATCCAGCGTGGATACGCGGTACACACGGTAGCCTGTGTGAAATTCCGACAAACGTGAACCCAGCAATATGTTTTGAAGGGCGGTCAGTACAATGTTGCCCACGAATTTGTAATACGGCATGCCGCCTTTCAGCGCATTGGCCTTGTTCAGCATGCGTGAACCGAATACCGCGTCCACCTGTTCCCCAACCCGGGTGAACGGCTCCAGCAACTCCGGCAGACATTCCGGCGCGTACTGGCCGTCGCCATGGACCATGGCAACAACGTCGTAATTTCGTTCCGACGCATATCTGTAACCTGCTTTCTGGTTGCCGCCATATCCCTGATTCACGGGATTGCGCAATGCCTCACCCGGGCACCAGAAGTCCTCCAGATGTTTTTTGGCAATCTGCCAGGTCCCGTCACGGCTGCAATCATCAATGACGAGAATGCCCAGGTCGTATTTTTCCGCCATGTCGCGCGGAATACGGTTCAATACGCTGGTAATGGTCTTTTCGGCATTATACGCCAGAACGAGGATCAGAACTCGGAGTTTGGGCTGTATGCTGTGGGGCATCCTGTTCATCCGGAAATAAAAATGTTAGAAAAGGTTTTGTTCGAAGCCTGCCAAAAGTGCAGGGCCAAGTCGAGAGGTATTTGAAGGGAGATCTCTTTTGGGCGGAACCAATGAAAAAAGCCGACCTCTTTTTGGAGATCGGCTTTTTTGAAAAACGGTGGAGCTGGTCAGAATTGAACTGACGGCCCTTTGGCATTCAAGAGGCCGTCAGTTCAATTCTGTTCAGCTCCACCAGATATCTTAAAACCCCCGATCATCACACAGATGGTCGGGGGTTTTTTGCGTTTATAAAGCTATGTGGCGAACTATACTTTTTTTACTAAGATTATTACAAAAATATCACTGCAGTTTATCTGGCCGCTAGCATTCCAGTAGCTGCTCAATCAATTGTTTAAGCTCGCTCTTTTTTAAAATAAAAAAATTATGTCTATTAAATAGATCAGTGCAAGTGGTGTGATCAACGCCAAGTTGTTTTAAAAAATTTATCTTCAAGAGAATCGGTATTGCTACCAAGGAAATATCCTTTATCAAAACTTCGTGAAGGTCAACTTTAGTAGTTTTATTTAGATGAATCTCATTGTTTCTAATGTCTATAGCATTTGAAACTGAATAATAAATTATTGATATATACCTGTCATTGCCGAATAATTCTAATAGAGATTTGCAAAAGATATCTTTTGTAGAGAAATAATGTTTCTTTGTGTATGATACTGCACCAATAAATTTATTTCTCAATCTTATATCATCAATCTCTCTAGCCATTTTTTTTAATTGTAATAGGACATTACTGTCTTCTATAGAAGGTGTATATTCAATTTTTTGAACGAGCGTTTCAACAATTCTCACGTACATCGTGATGAGTTCATCATCGGTAAAGTCTGCGGTAAGAATTTCGAGGTACCTCCTTGATGATCTAATATAGCGATTAATATCTGCATACCATCGTTCAAGAATCACTGTGAAATATTCACTTATATCATAAAGCGATATTACTTGTGAGGGGTGAATATTACTTCTGGCCGTCTTTTCGTTGTGAAAAAAAACAGTCACATCAGTGCCATCTTTTAAAGATGTTATACTATCAGTGTCTATGTATTCATCACTCATGAACATAATTAAATAAAACAATGATAAAGAGTTTTTTATAACGTCATTGACAGAGAATAATGCATGGCTTGATTCAAATAAAAACTTGAATATTGTTTCTTTTCTATTCGTAAGACGGCCATGAGATTGTTTTTGATAGGCTATAATACTAAATTTTGCTT
It encodes:
- a CDS encoding class III extradiol ring-cleavage dioxygenase, encoding MTMPAFYIPHGGGPCFFMDWTPPDTWNALGDWMRSIPATLPQQPKAQLVFSAHWEQPQFTLLTTRHPGLYYDYYDFPPHTYELQWPAPPAPELFERVRQCMRSAGMPLAEDSTRDFDHGVFVPGLLMYPQAQVPTLQISLRRRLDPQEHLALGRALAPLRDEGVLLVGSGMSFHNMRAFRYGDNTPIEGAEAFDNWLADAVCSPNAAVRNEALAEWEKAPGARFAHPREEHLIPLMVIAGAVGTAQGRLAWHGRAMGAPLSAFSFD
- a CDS encoding glycosyltransferase; this translates as MPHSIQPKLRVLILVLAYNAEKTITSVLNRIPRDMAEKYDLGILVIDDCSRDGTWQIAKKHLEDFWCPGEALRNPVNQGYGGNQKAGYRYASERNYDVVAMVHGDGQYAPECLPELLEPFTRVGEQVDAVFGSRMLNKANALKGGMPYYKFVGNIVLTALQNILLGSRLSEFHTGYRVYRVSTLDSLPLDLNTNDFHFDTEIIMQLLFSGGKIVELPIPTFYGDEVCHVDGLRYAWDVMVATVKARLIRMGIFYDPKFYFPHTEVASTISKFSFPSTSRIVADAVRPGSVVLDLGCTDGELAEYLRREKNCTVFGTGEEREKYDLDHSLPDAPWDTLDYVLLVDVLEQRDSPEEFLQRLRARLAGNSKVTVIAGTANVGFFITRFMLLLGQFNYSRRGILALTHKRLFTIGSLERLLRYAGFRIQGKHVAAAPYPLALGLNRLSRVLLTVNVGLAKLLPGLFAYQVLLEVLHTPSVEHVLHKAER
- a CDS encoding DEAD/DEAH box helicase, whose protein sequence is MNELLKDIKTKKEEIRKSPFAFLQRVNAIRNNCDSAYFNKIIFYLLDNKDLFLGYEEILNSMIINAGLYQYADESIGSIKDSLCISLHKPSSLNDVTFHKEQSEVLQYLLNGQNVAVSAPTSFGKSKIIDAVLAYKKHKNIVIIVPTIALLDETRRRLSFLSDSYKIISQLSQKTSDKNIFVFTAERFNKYENLPRIDFFVIDEFYKLSSGGIDGGDKRYIALNQALYKLIKHGAQAYLLGPNISNVVTGQFKNIHFFSTDFATVATEIIRKNIVKEEEKQKELLKICTECIKNKEQALIFCKSPSSANAIASFLLASLQGQESRQSNVVSDLFSSMYHKDWIVSKAAKHSIAIHHGRIPRSLAQLSVNLFNDNIIKFLICTSTLIEGVNTTAKKVIIYDNKINKKPIDFFTFNNIKGRSGRMFKHFIGTAYIFAEQPQNTLPTVDIPAMSQSANTPPSILLHISDEELTDNSKHKLEKIKKQTVLPIQLIKKNGSVEPEIQIEFAEEIQKNLSHYSGILSWEGFPLSSQLYDTCELLWKHFVSIENRGMVYGIANGRQLAKKLTNLSKRPTFKEKIYNEMHQGQYSAEDVTEAIDKIMMFEKHWCEYTLGLYLSTMDSIQKYIFQKNNIKYGSYASYISAVECLFSNPLFQVLEEFGLPYQISEKISYIFRGLSDIDIAISKIKKLDVTQCNLSKIEQYIVKKALRGL
- a CDS encoding lysylphosphatidylglycerol synthase transmembrane domain-containing protein — protein: MTPERSFRRVLLLIAQWGISLGALAYALSGVDMGTLWQALRGYAPSAMLAVLGVAALDYICMGFRLRGLLPCGASYTHSVQAVILCTGYNNILPAKAGDVVKVVYLTKKTRHPLLTIGSVILWERLLDVLALLCISLLAYTLADAGQRLVLPLLCCVGGAGLFYIFRRWSLFFHAAYARFFPGRVAPLLQRLHSNVIDNVSAGWALRGFAWSLLIWGCYFASFVIALCFVADFSLTLPQMLTVFAVTCLGMAVPSSPGGLGVFEGAMVLSLSWFGVDHSAALGIALFIHAVHFIPLAVIAVALNSRRGFWDGTRGPAYQTET
- a CDS encoding DUF1837 domain-containing protein → MTYSTFPEFFWNVISLSKDDEMRRCDGLCVGFEEGRWRSEEFARHVIEWIPEFVLPYDEYKKISGSTMIMALIKSSKLVYESEKYMKRGEFGEVFLHMAIRQLYSTVPLISKLYWKSGLNETVKGFDSVHVVKNKNDELELWLGEEKFYSDISSAMREAVQSIKDHLNAKYLRNEFILISNKIDDGSPYAAEAKKLISHNTSLDKIFKYICIPVFITYESNLFKNHCSESKEYIDAFKCELTKNKILFSQLSQGIEFKIPVFFFPLKEKKELIDTLHRKIKALQGI